The proteins below come from a single Antennarius striatus isolate MH-2024 chromosome 18, ASM4005453v1, whole genome shotgun sequence genomic window:
- the LOC137612706 gene encoding cadherin-7-like: MRHRINSWTTTVMWRLSMLSVLVLWEEPGGGAMTLNSTSLHQVWGRGAAAGRVPPHRRSRRSWVWNQFFVLEEYTGDEPLYVGKLHSDTDKGDGQVRYVLSGEGATSIFSVDENTGDIHAIRRLDREQQAYYTLRAQARDRHTDLPLEPESQFVIKVQDINDNEPKFLEGPYIARVPERSPVGMSVVTVVATDADDPTYGNSARLIYSILQGQPYFTVEPKTGVIRTALPNMDREVRDHFLLVVQAKDMIGQLGALSGTTSVTVMLTDVNDNPPRFPRKSYQFSVPESVLPSAVVAKIRALDVDVGPNAEMDYRILDGDGLGTFSILTDPNTQEGLVTVHKNLDFEKKSSYMLRVEASNRYVDARFLSTGPFSDVAAVRLLVENVDEPPIFSSPISRMAVSEAAAVGTNVGSVVAQDPDPTNSPIRYSIDRQTGGGQYFSIDSQSGVITTTRPLDREVVALHNVTVCASESLDPSQVGKAVVLVSVMDVNDNAPSLAAEYETFVCEDSEPGQVIQTLSAADRDEPDNGHHFLFSLTPEAAGNPNFTLRDNKDNTASVLTRRGWFLRREQLVYVLPVVISDGSSPPLSSTNTLTIIVCTCDGGGNRHACHQVQTSLQRVGLSAAATTAVLTAVLMLLGVAVVLAAVRCWRREPLMMDDEREIRENIVHYNNEGGGEEDTKAFDMLALRHPNTSEQTRPPDQNPAELHTRTPHSRTDRNRLFQDFIEGRLQEAELDLTAPPYDSLQTYAFEGIGSAAESLSSLNSLDSLSSFKSEQHYEFLREWGPRFRKLADLYGHHEGGGLSS; the protein is encoded by the exons ATGAGACACCGGATCAACAGCTGGACG ACGACCGTCATGTGGCGTCTGAGCATGCTCAGTGTGCTCGTCCTATGGGAGGAACCTGGGGGTGGAGCCATGACTCTGAACTCCACCAGCCTCCATCAGGTGTGGGGACGGGGGGCAGCGGCCGGACGAGTCCCCCCCCAccggaggagcaggaggagctgggTCTGGAACCAGTTCTTTGTCCTGGAGGAGTACACAGGAGACGAGCCGCTGTACGTCGGGAAG CTTCACTCGGACACAGATAAAGGTGATGGCCAGGTAAGATACGTCCTGAGCGGCGAAGGAGCGACGTCCATCTTCAGCGTGGATGAGAACACAGGGGACATCCACGCCATCCGGAGGCTGGACAGGGAACAACAGGCCTACTACACCCTGAGGGCTCAGGCTCGAGACCGACACACCGACCTGCCGCTAGAACCTGAGTCCCAGTTCGTCATCAAGGTGCAGGACATCAACGACAACGAGCCCAAGTTCCTGGAGGGGCCCTACATCGCCAGGGTGCCCGAGAGGTCTCCTGTGG GTATGTCGGTGGTGACGGTGGTGGCGACCGACGCCGATGATCCAACCTACGGAAACTCAGCCAGACTGATTTACAGCATCCTGCAGGGTCAGCCCTACTTCACTGTAGAGCCCAAGACAG GCGTTATCCGAACAGCTCTTCCTAACATGGACCGAGAAGTGCGGGACCACTTCTTGTTGGTTGTCCAAGCTAAAGATATGATTGGTCAGTTGGGTGCCCTGTCAGGAACCACCTCCGTCACTGTGATGCTGACCGACGTGAATGACAACCCACCTCGATTCCCTCGCA AGAGTTACCAGTTCAGCGTTCCAGAGTCTGTGCTGCCTTCTGCTGTGGTTGCTAAGATCAGAGCTCTGGATGTGGATGTGGGCCCAAATGCTGAGATGGACTACAGGATCCTGGATGGAGATGGGCTGGGGACCTTCAGCATTCTGACGGATCCAAACACACAGGAAGGACTGGTCACGGTACACAAG aATCTGGACTTTGAGAAGAAGTCCAGCTACATGCTTCGTGTGGAGGCATCCAATCGTTACGTGGATGCTCGTTTCCTGTCGACGGGTCCGTTCAGTGACGTCGCCGCAGTCCGACTGCTGGTGGAGAACGTTGACGAGCCTCCGATCTTCTCCTCGCCCATCAGTAGGATGGCGGTCTCTGAGGCAGCTGCCGTGGGAACCAATGTGGGCTCTGTTGTAGCTCAAGACCCTGACCCCACAAACAGCCCCATCAG GTACTCcatagacaggcagacaggtggGGGTCAGTACTTCAGTattgacagccaatcaggtgtgATCACCACCACCAGACCTCTGGACAGAGAAGTCGTTGCTCTGCACAACGTCACCGTCTGTGCCTCAGAGAGCC TGGATCCCTCTCAGGTGGGGAAAGCTGTGGTGCTGGTCTCCGTGATGGACGTGAATGATAACGCACCGAGCCTCGCTGCTGAGTACGAAACGTTTGTCTGTGAGGACTCTGAGCCCGGGCAG GTCATTCAGACTCTGAGCGCTGCAGATCGAGACGAACCGGACAacggacatcacttcctgttctctctgaCCCCAGAGGCTGCTGGGAACCCCAACTTCACCCTGAGGGACAATAAAG ACAACACGGCGTCCGTCCTGACGCGCCGGGGGTGGTTCCTGCGGCGGGAGCAGCTGGTCTACGTCCTGCCGGTGGTGATTTCAGATGGCAGCAGCCCCCCCCTCAGCAGCACCAATACGCTGACCATCATCGTCTGCACCTGTGACGGCGGGGGCAACCGCCACGCCTGCCATCAGGTGCAGACGTCGCTGCAGAGGGTCGGCCTCAGCGCCGCCGCCACCACTGCTGTGCTCACCGCCGTCCTCATGCTGCTGG GCGTCGCTGTGGTTCTGGCGGCCGTCCGTTGCTGGAGGAGGGAACCTCTGATGATGGACGATGAGCGGGAGATTCGTGAGAACATTGTTCATTACAACAATGAGGGCGGAGGGGAGGAAGACACCAAAGCCTTCGATATGCTGGCTTTGAGGCATCCAAACACATCTGAACAGACCAGACCACCAGACCAGAACCCAGCAGAGCTCCACACCAGAACCCCACATTCCAGGACAGACAGGAACAGGCTGTTCCAGGACTTCATCGAGGGGAGGCtccaggaggcggagctggacCTCACGGCGCCCCCCTACGACTCTCTACAGACCTACGCCTTCGAAGGCATCGGGTCGGCTGCCGAGTCGCTCAGTTCGTTAAACTCACTGGACTCACTGAGCTCATTCAAGTCTGAGCAACACTATGAGTTCTTGAGAGAATGGGGGCCCAGGTTCAGGAAGCTGGCAGACCTCTACGGACACCACGAGGGGGGTGGACTCTCCTCATAG